One window from the genome of Leptospira broomii serovar Hurstbridge str. 5399 encodes:
- a CDS encoding tetratricopeptide repeat protein — translation MLKRIWKRIKPRKRPSYSLVIFPFFIFVGSCLYPVRYAETLENDSGFIYLSSQLFPREIVDSIKNPWEARSQRGKASLVNDRNNLGILLAKNSLLDDAEIEFSEAHKLAPSDPIPVLNLIRLYYLVDDVSECKTFLSGYLKAVSPINRSKVEKILQDNQREEELVIYWDALSNIPGQEVHAWNGLADHFFRKQDWPKSYFYLEKILQLSPYHKNARGLMLQMANNLEKWDEAIVFGLSLVRTGERIPDLEYYLAHAYSEKKRYDEALVWIGKVPENERENIRFLDLWKTCLLSKNPKADLTPLVPYFKKLRTLGLQISQEDFLPTTTPEGKEAADRNIWGR, via the coding sequence ATGCTCAAAAGAATTTGGAAGAGAATCAAACCTCGGAAGCGTCCTAGCTATTCGCTAGTCATATTTCCTTTTTTCATATTTGTCGGTTCCTGTCTTTATCCGGTTCGTTACGCCGAAACTCTGGAAAACGACTCCGGGTTTATCTATCTTTCCTCTCAACTATTTCCTCGAGAAATCGTGGATTCGATTAAGAATCCTTGGGAAGCTAGATCTCAGAGGGGAAAAGCCTCGCTAGTCAACGACAGGAATAACCTCGGAATTCTCTTAGCCAAAAATTCACTTTTGGATGACGCGGAAATTGAATTTTCCGAGGCACATAAGCTTGCTCCCTCCGATCCGATTCCCGTTTTAAATTTGATTCGTCTGTATTATCTCGTAGACGATGTCTCGGAATGCAAAACCTTTCTGTCAGGATATCTCAAGGCCGTTTCTCCTATAAATCGAAGCAAGGTGGAAAAAATCCTCCAGGATAACCAAAGAGAGGAAGAATTAGTTATCTATTGGGATGCCCTCTCTAACATTCCGGGTCAGGAAGTTCACGCTTGGAACGGGCTTGCGGATCATTTTTTTCGAAAACAAGATTGGCCTAAGAGTTATTTTTACCTGGAAAAAATCCTTCAACTAAGTCCGTATCACAAAAACGCGCGCGGTTTGATGCTTCAGATGGCTAATAATTTAGAAAAATGGGATGAAGCAATCGTCTTCGGTTTAAGCTTAGTGCGAACCGGAGAGAGAATCCCGGATTTGGAATATTATCTTGCCCATGCATATTCCGAAAAAAAGAGATATGACGAGGCTCTTGTATGGATCGGGAAAGTTCCGGAAAATGAAAGAGAAAATATCCGTTTCTTGGATTTATGGAAGACTTGTTTATTATCTAAAAACCCTAAGGCTGACCTTACCCCTTTAGTTCCCTATTTTAAAAAATTGAGAACGCTAGGTTTGCAAATCTCGCAGGAAGACTTTTTGCCGACGACGACTCCGGAAGGAAAAGAAGCAGCCGATCGAAACATTTGGGGTCGCTAA
- a CDS encoding Re/Si-specific NAD(P)(+) transhydrogenase subunit alpha, whose protein sequence is MNIGVLKEAKEETRVAVTPDVVDALKKIGASVFVEKGAGESSYFSDEDYKKAGATIVSRPDILKKSDIVTSIHLADGSTLSKIKKGGIYLGMFQPAVNAQIVKKLASQHVTLISLDAIARITRAQSMDVLSSQATVSGYKAVLLAATHLTRFFPMLTTAAGTITPASVLIIGAGVAGLQAIATSRRLGAVVDVFDTRPEVKEQVQSLGAKFVEVEGARHSAAAGGYAVEQTEEYKKKQQEAIDKFAGKADAIITTALIPGRKAPVLITKKIVERMKAGSVIVDLASSMGGNCEYTQHGKTVLTKNGVSVIGHLNLPGSLPGDASRMFAKNILNFLKLLLKEKKINLDLNDEILSSTTIAFNGEIRHKLTLDALGSGKQGNKTPAKKKTQKAESTPN, encoded by the coding sequence ATGAACATCGGAGTACTAAAAGAAGCGAAGGAAGAAACCCGGGTAGCGGTAACCCCCGACGTAGTTGATGCCCTCAAAAAAATCGGGGCCTCAGTTTTCGTTGAAAAGGGGGCTGGAGAATCATCTTACTTTTCGGACGAAGATTATAAAAAAGCCGGAGCAACGATCGTTTCTCGCCCGGATATTCTTAAGAAATCGGATATCGTAACAAGCATTCATTTAGCGGACGGATCCACACTTTCAAAAATTAAGAAAGGCGGAATCTATTTGGGGATGTTCCAGCCGGCAGTGAATGCACAAATAGTAAAAAAATTGGCATCTCAACATGTTACTTTGATTAGTTTGGATGCGATTGCTCGTATAACCAGAGCGCAATCCATGGATGTCCTTTCTTCGCAGGCCACTGTTTCAGGTTATAAAGCAGTCCTATTAGCGGCAACGCATCTCACCCGATTCTTTCCGATGTTGACGACTGCGGCCGGAACGATTACACCGGCATCCGTTTTGATCATAGGGGCAGGAGTCGCAGGTCTTCAAGCGATAGCGACTTCTAGAAGATTGGGCGCCGTAGTGGATGTATTCGATACCCGTCCGGAAGTGAAAGAGCAAGTTCAATCGCTGGGCGCAAAATTTGTCGAAGTAGAAGGCGCTCGCCATTCTGCGGCAGCAGGCGGGTACGCCGTTGAACAAACCGAAGAATACAAAAAGAAGCAGCAAGAAGCGATCGATAAGTTTGCAGGAAAGGCCGACGCTATCATTACGACGGCACTTATTCCGGGACGCAAAGCACCGGTTCTTATTACGAAGAAAATAGTAGAAAGAATGAAAGCCGGTTCGGTGATCGTAGACTTAGCATCTAGTATGGGTGGAAACTGCGAATACACTCAACACGGTAAAACGGTCCTGACAAAGAACGGAGTATCCGTAATAGGGCATCTTAATTTACCGGGCTCTCTTCCAGGCGATGCGTCTAGAATGTTTGCTAAGAATATTCTTAATTTCTTAAAGCTTCTACTTAAAGAAAAGAAGATAAACTTAGACTTAAACGACGAGATTCTTTCTTCGACTACGATTGCGTTTAACGGAGAAATTCGTCATAAGCTTACTCTGGATGCTTTAGGTTCCGGTAAACAGGGAAATAAGACTCCTGCCAAGAAGAAAACCCAAAAAGCCGAATCCACTCCCAATTAG
- a CDS encoding tetratricopeptide repeat protein, producing MAEPESRKKFNVALQLEKQGKISQAVKVYGEILQLEPGFQKAYLNLGALYSRMGDSETAIRTYQKALELGKTTELYYNLGVEFYRLNSLEAAIKALKNSLELNKRYLNSHLLLAYCYKQLERPEKSELYLKNALKIDPKNKTALSALATIYFDTERWEEALDAANSALAVQPDDPRMEILLTEIHVKLGNFKQSFETLKKVTTTAQGFVKFSNSIKEAKEKPKPEEKIFFDNLESLTRKKLSEFKDKLILSKENPEDFEAPESQDALDLSLMYLFHGDTERALKYLLYAQKNLEENQTSEAS from the coding sequence ATGGCGGAACCGGAATCCAGGAAGAAATTCAATGTAGCTCTACAGCTGGAAAAACAGGGAAAAATCTCTCAAGCCGTAAAAGTCTACGGTGAAATATTGCAGTTGGAACCGGGTTTTCAAAAAGCATACCTGAACTTAGGTGCTCTTTATTCTCGTATGGGGGATTCCGAAACTGCGATTCGGACCTATCAAAAAGCCCTTGAACTTGGAAAAACGACCGAACTTTACTATAACCTTGGCGTAGAATTTTATCGCCTTAACAGTTTAGAAGCAGCCATAAAGGCTCTGAAGAATTCACTCGAACTAAATAAAAGATACTTAAATTCCCATCTTCTGCTCGCCTACTGCTATAAACAACTCGAACGCCCCGAGAAATCGGAACTATATTTAAAGAATGCTTTAAAAATCGATCCGAAGAATAAGACCGCTCTGTCCGCGTTGGCTACCATCTATTTCGATACGGAGCGATGGGAAGAAGCCTTGGACGCCGCCAACTCGGCCCTTGCCGTACAGCCTGATGATCCTCGAATGGAAATTCTGCTTACTGAAATACACGTAAAATTGGGTAATTTTAAACAATCATTCGAAACTCTTAAAAAAGTTACGACTACTGCTCAAGGGTTCGTAAAATTCTCAAACTCGATCAAGGAAGCTAAAGAAAAACCGAAACCTGAGGAAAAAATATTCTTCGATAATTTAGAGTCCTTAACCCGAAAAAAGCTTAGCGAATTTAAAGATAAACTAATCCTGTCAAAGGAGAATCCGGAAGACTTCGAAGCGCCGGAGTCACAGGACGCGCTTGATCTTTCCCTGATGTATCTTTTTCATGGAGATACTGAACGCGCTTTAAAGTATTTACTCTATGCTCAAAAGAATTTGGAAGAGAATCAAACCTCGGAAGCGTCCTAG
- a CDS encoding phosphatase PAP2 family protein, with the protein MRGILGRADYAAAKFIRERLHYPWLNHILSRINRGEMMLLIIAPYLAYATWIGSLPHPWWIVLPYTGLVAYANDRFVLFLKKAISRKRPLITVVGKVDGNPDMKHSFPSAHASNSMTAAILLVFLFGFPEWFLLLSLLAGIGRLLSLHHFPSDVLGGWLIGSGFGFLGFLLGRSLISLFTGT; encoded by the coding sequence ATAAGGGGTATATTGGGAAGAGCGGATTACGCTGCAGCCAAATTTATTCGCGAAAGACTCCATTATCCATGGCTAAACCATATTTTATCGCGAATAAATCGCGGAGAAATGATGCTTTTAATCATCGCACCATATCTTGCGTACGCAACATGGATAGGTAGTCTACCGCATCCTTGGTGGATTGTACTTCCGTATACAGGTTTAGTGGCTTATGCGAACGATCGATTCGTTTTATTTTTGAAGAAAGCGATTTCACGGAAAAGACCTTTGATAACGGTCGTAGGTAAAGTCGATGGAAATCCGGACATGAAACATTCGTTTCCGTCGGCCCACGCATCCAATTCGATGACTGCGGCAATTTTGCTGGTATTCTTATTTGGTTTCCCGGAATGGTTTTTACTACTAAGCCTGTTGGCAGGGATAGGGAGATTGCTATCCCTGCATCACTTTCCGAGCGATGTGCTCGGAGGTTGGCTAATTGGGAGTGGATTCGGCTTTTTGGGTTTTCTTCTTGGCAGGAGTCTTATTTCCCTGTTTACCGGAACCTAA
- the cysE gene encoding serine O-acetyltransferase, which yields MFDNIKAIRKNDPAAKSYLEIVLCYPGLHALWFHSLAHFLYKINLPLIPRIINTFARFLTGVDIHPGARISPGIFIDHGHGVVIGETAEIGTGCLILQGVTLGGTGKETGKRHPTLKENVVVGAGAKILGNIIIEKNVRIGAGSVVLRDVPPDCTVVGVPGKVVRSKVDFGEKGERMLDHNELPDPIARIFSILVEKIDTLHKEVNELYARENLKTQRVPPKKNDDELNEYIHGDGI from the coding sequence TTGTTCGACAATATCAAAGCAATCCGAAAAAATGATCCGGCAGCAAAGTCTTATCTTGAAATAGTCCTCTGTTATCCTGGGTTACACGCCCTTTGGTTTCATTCCTTAGCGCATTTTTTGTATAAAATTAACCTACCTTTGATTCCCCGGATCATCAATACCTTTGCCCGATTTTTAACTGGGGTTGATATTCATCCGGGAGCCAGAATATCTCCCGGTATCTTCATCGATCATGGACACGGAGTGGTGATCGGAGAAACGGCCGAAATCGGAACCGGATGCTTGATTTTACAAGGTGTGACGCTCGGTGGAACGGGAAAAGAAACAGGAAAACGCCATCCTACGCTGAAAGAGAACGTGGTAGTCGGTGCCGGCGCCAAAATTCTAGGAAATATCATAATAGAAAAGAATGTGCGAATCGGAGCCGGATCTGTCGTGCTCAGAGATGTTCCGCCCGATTGCACCGTCGTTGGAGTACCCGGAAAGGTCGTGCGCTCTAAGGTGGATTTCGGAGAAAAGGGGGAGCGGATGTTGGATCACAATGAACTTCCGGATCCGATCGCCAGAATCTTTTCCATTTTGGTAGAGAAAATCGACACTCTCCATAAGGAAGTAAACGAACTGTATGCCAGGGAGAATCTCAAAACGCAGAGAGTTCCTCCCAAAAAAAATGACGATGAATTGAACGAATATATCCATGGAGACGGCATTTAA
- a CDS encoding OmpA family protein codes for MLFYNQKTNAIFLYVLTVFLLFGVSFSFSGQAGAQPLPPLAERPFGPPLNTQNDEYNPIISPDGRYLVFQSNRPGGEGEMDLWLAENANYKSRDGEADWRKPVNLNQDIWEKNKKELPAGEKPAKLLNTDKFEGGISIRFDDFGNPSEIFFTSVKNEKAERSGYDALNIYYTKRDEKTKLWIDPIPVPEINSNFNDKMPAISPDGRFLIFASDRPGGYGEYDLWVSYRNLSNGSWSSPVNMGGTVNSKASEILPYIHPDGEQLYFSTNRENERKKFSLFRIFLNLPSTPDMEDEEDKTSVSKTSLPYPVPDVASLEKLPFPFNLDANEGIDSEGISFDREGVWAYISSNRMGGQGQYDIYRFQVPESLRNSYDVTFEGLVLDGSEATMIGLDATIKISDSIGPNRTITSKRIGGDLSKGTPSNFKTVLKTGRVYKVEISSPGFYPTEDKLDLRGNIERGKKIYKSYVLLPIKDEEKGKTQSQTFDESKKFKGMKVVVVDATTKEPIPGASATVFTPKNRQGEVLKYNNEEKNFHLPSIPDTDFEIFAKAEKYISESVNVLKTNARDGSIISIALRQETDVPVVLGMKLYFEFNKTSLTDGHRKQLDLLVDYLKKNTSDKVEIGGHTDNIASKEYNTRLSGKRARNVYDYVRTKGIQSSRLKTRAYWYSRPDEDNSTEQGRAKNRRVDFRKL; via the coding sequence ATGCTATTTTATAATCAAAAAACGAACGCTATATTTCTATATGTCCTTACGGTTTTTCTCTTGTTCGGAGTCAGCTTCTCTTTCTCCGGACAGGCCGGGGCACAGCCGCTGCCTCCTCTGGCGGAACGACCATTTGGTCCTCCCTTAAACACTCAAAATGACGAATACAATCCAATCATTAGCCCTGACGGTCGATATCTGGTATTTCAATCCAACCGACCGGGAGGAGAAGGAGAAATGGATTTATGGTTAGCGGAAAATGCGAATTATAAAAGCAGAGATGGGGAAGCCGATTGGCGGAAACCCGTAAATTTAAATCAGGATATTTGGGAAAAAAATAAGAAGGAATTGCCCGCCGGTGAAAAACCCGCCAAACTTTTAAATACCGACAAATTTGAGGGAGGAATCTCGATCCGATTCGATGATTTCGGCAATCCGTCGGAAATTTTTTTCACATCCGTAAAAAACGAAAAAGCCGAGAGATCCGGCTACGATGCATTAAATATTTATTATACGAAGAGGGACGAAAAGACCAAACTATGGATCGACCCGATCCCTGTTCCCGAAATCAATTCCAACTTTAACGATAAGATGCCTGCAATTTCTCCGGACGGAAGATTTCTTATTTTCGCCTCGGATAGACCGGGAGGTTACGGAGAATACGATTTATGGGTGAGCTATCGAAATCTATCGAACGGTTCTTGGTCTTCTCCGGTAAATATGGGTGGAACCGTAAATTCAAAGGCTAGCGAAATCCTGCCGTACATACATCCCGACGGAGAGCAGCTTTACTTTTCGACCAATCGAGAGAATGAAAGAAAAAAGTTTTCGCTGTTTCGCATTTTCTTAAACCTACCTTCCACCCCGGATATGGAAGATGAGGAGGATAAAACCTCTGTTTCAAAAACGTCGCTTCCTTACCCTGTTCCGGATGTTGCAAGTCTTGAGAAACTGCCGTTTCCTTTCAATCTCGACGCAAATGAAGGAATCGATTCCGAAGGAATTTCTTTCGATCGGGAAGGGGTTTGGGCATATATTTCTTCGAACAGAATGGGAGGTCAGGGTCAATATGATATCTATAGATTTCAAGTACCTGAATCTCTTCGAAATTCGTATGATGTAACTTTCGAAGGATTAGTACTGGACGGTTCGGAGGCGACGATGATCGGCCTCGACGCAACGATAAAAATTTCGGATTCGATCGGACCGAATCGGACCATTACTTCTAAACGAATCGGCGGAGATCTATCAAAAGGAACTCCTTCAAACTTCAAAACGGTTCTAAAGACCGGACGTGTTTACAAAGTAGAAATATCTTCTCCCGGTTTTTATCCGACAGAAGATAAATTGGATCTACGTGGAAATATCGAGCGAGGAAAGAAAATTTATAAATCTTATGTCCTGCTTCCTATTAAAGACGAAGAGAAAGGTAAAACACAGTCTCAGACTTTTGATGAAAGCAAAAAATTTAAGGGAATGAAGGTAGTCGTAGTCGATGCTACGACAAAAGAACCGATTCCTGGAGCAAGCGCTACAGTATTTACTCCGAAGAATCGTCAAGGAGAAGTGTTAAAATACAACAATGAAGAAAAAAATTTCCACCTTCCGTCGATTCCTGACACGGATTTTGAAATATTCGCCAAGGCTGAGAAATATATTTCCGAAAGTGTCAACGTCCTTAAAACGAACGCTAGAGACGGGTCAATAATTTCTATCGCGTTAAGGCAAGAAACTGATGTTCCGGTTGTTCTAGGTATGAAGCTCTACTTTGAATTCAATAAAACAAGTCTGACTGACGGACATCGAAAGCAATTAGATCTACTTGTAGATTACCTGAAAAAGAATACGTCGGATAAAGTAGAAATCGGGGGCCATACCGATAATATCGCCTCCAAAGAATACAACACGCGCTTAAGCGGAAAACGAGCGCGGAATGTCTACGACTATGTCCGGACAAAGGGTATCCAATCAAGCCGATTAAAAACTCGAGCTTATTGGTATTCCAGGCCGGATGAAGATAACTCGACCGAACAAGGTAGAGCTAAAAATAGGAGAGTGGACTTCCGGAAGCTCTAA
- the mpl36 gene encoding RlpA family plasminogen-binding lipoprotein MPL36, translating to MKRFSAIVALTTITACASVEPRRNISASGDPSEIFFEKEIAPMDQESKKDMALAQNSASTKQRSLDDLLADNKPVKATLPTKKSSEGDFDEIGYSSWYGPKFHGKPTASGETFDKTKLTAAHPSLPLGSVVKVKNLENDKEVLVRVNDRGPFAKDRIIDLSEKAAETLDFKDVGIARVGLKVVSKGGKDESEDLENADDEEALLNDSKPEKLTPKKTVVTPAPLVKGAPKGQTVQVGVFRNSQLAENYRKNLSAEYGEKVYLFERDGMFVLQMGDFADKAKAGVLKTKLKEDGVDCFIPQK from the coding sequence ATGAAACGATTTTCCGCAATCGTCGCACTAACCACAATTACGGCCTGCGCATCCGTAGAACCAAGACGAAACATCAGCGCGTCAGGAGATCCGTCAGAAATTTTCTTCGAAAAGGAAATTGCGCCGATGGACCAGGAATCCAAGAAAGATATGGCTCTGGCCCAAAATTCGGCTAGTACCAAGCAACGAAGCCTGGATGATTTACTTGCAGATAACAAACCTGTAAAAGCGACTCTCCCCACCAAAAAATCTTCCGAAGGTGATTTTGATGAAATAGGATACTCTTCCTGGTACGGACCGAAATTTCATGGAAAACCGACGGCGAGTGGAGAGACCTTTGATAAAACGAAGCTCACGGCGGCCCACCCGAGCTTGCCTCTCGGTTCAGTCGTAAAAGTAAAAAACTTAGAAAACGATAAGGAAGTTTTGGTGCGTGTCAATGATAGGGGGCCCTTCGCAAAAGACAGGATCATAGATTTATCTGAGAAGGCCGCAGAGACACTGGACTTTAAAGACGTTGGTATTGCCCGGGTCGGACTTAAAGTAGTCAGTAAGGGTGGAAAAGACGAATCCGAAGATTTGGAAAACGCCGACGATGAAGAAGCTCTTTTAAACGATTCAAAACCGGAAAAGCTCACTCCGAAAAAGACCGTCGTTACACCGGCTCCTTTAGTAAAAGGCGCTCCAAAGGGTCAAACAGTTCAGGTCGGAGTTTTCCGCAATAGCCAGTTAGCTGAGAATTATCGTAAAAATCTTTCGGCAGAATACGGCGAAAAAGTATATCTGTTTGAAAGAGACGGTATGTTCGTTTTGCAAATGGGTGATTTTGCTGATAAAGCGAAGGCGGGCGTTTTAAAAACAAAATTGAAAGAAGATGGAGTGGATTGTTTTATCCCGCAAAAATAA
- the hisS gene encoding histidine--tRNA ligase, producing the protein MEKQKSFLPTAPYKGTRDFYPEDMHFRNWMFSVMREVVLSFGYQEYDGPILESFDLYKAKSGEEIVQRQLYDFTDKGDRHVAIRPEMTPTLARMVAGQVRNLAKPIRWFSIPNLWRYEQPGKGRLREHWQLNVDLFGVASYRAEVEILLIADSILKRFGAPEGSYQIKVSHRGILDSFLGKSLSLPKEKSQAISKLLDKKAKISREAFEEEIKPLLTDPNKQLPLIYSYLDSTVNSLENFDGIDVEALAFVRKLFNDLKVLGIEKQIIFDPSIIRGFDYYTGCIFEVFDTNPENRRSLYGGGRYDNLIGLFSNDQLTGIGFGLGDVTFKSFLEGHNLVPNLNRNDTVFIPVMEELLFPEVLKLADLLRKEGIKVETMLEAGKVGKQIQTAEKKGYRYVIFLGESEIAKKEVQLKDLRSGEQLIISRNDLSSKLKDSLLG; encoded by the coding sequence TTGGAAAAACAAAAATCCTTTTTACCTACAGCCCCTTATAAGGGCACGAGAGACTTTTATCCGGAAGATATGCACTTCCGCAACTGGATGTTTTCAGTTATGCGGGAGGTCGTCTTATCTTTCGGGTACCAGGAATACGACGGTCCTATTTTAGAATCATTCGATCTTTATAAAGCGAAGAGCGGAGAAGAAATCGTTCAAAGGCAACTTTACGATTTTACCGACAAGGGGGATAGGCACGTCGCAATTCGGCCGGAAATGACACCTACCCTAGCAAGAATGGTGGCCGGACAAGTCAGAAATCTTGCTAAACCTATCCGTTGGTTTTCCATTCCAAATCTTTGGAGATACGAGCAGCCAGGCAAGGGAAGATTAAGAGAACATTGGCAATTAAATGTCGATCTTTTCGGAGTAGCTTCTTACAGAGCCGAAGTGGAAATCCTTCTAATAGCCGATTCGATTTTAAAGCGGTTCGGAGCTCCCGAAGGTAGTTATCAAATAAAAGTGTCCCATCGAGGAATTTTAGATTCGTTTTTAGGCAAATCACTATCCTTGCCTAAAGAAAAGAGCCAGGCTATTTCGAAGCTTTTGGACAAAAAAGCAAAAATTTCTCGGGAAGCATTCGAAGAGGAAATTAAGCCATTATTGACCGATCCGAATAAACAATTACCGCTGATTTATTCCTATCTGGATAGCACTGTAAATAGTTTAGAGAATTTTGATGGAATTGACGTCGAGGCCCTTGCATTCGTACGGAAGTTATTTAACGATCTAAAAGTTCTTGGAATCGAGAAACAAATCATCTTCGATCCTTCCATTATTAGAGGTTTTGATTATTATACAGGATGTATTTTCGAAGTCTTTGATACGAATCCGGAAAATCGAAGATCCCTTTACGGTGGCGGTCGATACGATAATCTAATCGGCCTTTTTTCCAACGACCAACTGACAGGAATCGGTTTTGGCCTCGGGGATGTTACATTTAAGAGCTTCCTAGAAGGTCACAATCTTGTTCCGAATTTAAATAGGAATGATACGGTTTTTATTCCGGTCATGGAGGAACTCCTCTTTCCCGAAGTCTTGAAGTTAGCGGACCTCCTTCGTAAGGAAGGCATAAAGGTGGAAACTATGCTTGAGGCGGGTAAAGTCGGAAAGCAAATTCAGACAGCGGAGAAAAAAGGATATCGATACGTTATCTTTCTCGGCGAATCCGAGATCGCCAAGAAAGAAGTACAGCTCAAAGACTTACGATCAGGGGAACAGCTTATTATCTCCCGTAATGATCTCTCTTCGAAATTAAAGGATTCCTTACTTGGTTAA
- a CDS encoding DUF1577 domain-containing protein, translated as MEVEYRSFLQSPRVWDKITDPTKVGYIIKEYVHNNGLFLKENPLKQELQILQHSPDGKIHLRIDPNFVNHVDEITVYKTLSKHMEIGFKVETVHEESGIAICSPEYVKIAKDGRISPRIEGLAGKVVAHRFHTLKKEQDSTKVLGTSGQILLTDLHRNILSDFPGSRLIFQAGRELTPEQELVKRTGKAIFISDAISLEQPPSDSLGDFGIVDLKRELEEEMILEDRIKAYRLGKVKSFVLVPIFYKDSLGDKLVALGYADSKEAPLDPSILKKYSELEQIFNSRIEDSNTLDIDIRQNVVNASEGGILLEVTESQLVESFLHKPFFTADLTFKMQAPLRFAFKIRHISQLGEIYLVGAEIVGSNDAKANMTLLKKNLSFVKSL; from the coding sequence ATGGAAGTCGAATATCGATCCTTCCTCCAGTCACCGAGGGTTTGGGATAAAATAACGGACCCTACCAAGGTAGGTTATATCATTAAGGAATATGTACATAATAACGGCCTATTCCTGAAGGAAAACCCGTTAAAACAAGAACTACAAATTCTTCAGCATTCTCCCGACGGTAAAATTCATTTACGAATCGATCCGAATTTCGTTAATCACGTAGATGAAATTACCGTTTATAAAACTCTTAGTAAACATATGGAGATTGGCTTTAAAGTCGAGACCGTTCATGAAGAAAGCGGTATAGCAATCTGCTCGCCCGAATACGTAAAGATCGCAAAGGATGGGAGAATTTCTCCAAGAATCGAAGGCCTAGCAGGTAAAGTAGTGGCTCACAGATTCCACACGCTAAAGAAAGAACAGGACTCCACCAAAGTGTTAGGAACCTCGGGTCAAATATTACTGACCGATTTACATCGTAATATCCTTTCCGACTTTCCTGGATCGCGTCTGATTTTCCAGGCCGGCCGAGAATTAACCCCTGAACAGGAATTAGTAAAACGGACGGGTAAGGCGATCTTCATTTCCGATGCGATTTCTCTGGAACAACCGCCTTCCGATTCATTGGGCGATTTCGGGATAGTTGACTTGAAGCGGGAATTGGAAGAAGAAATGATTCTGGAGGACAGAATCAAGGCCTATAGACTTGGCAAAGTAAAATCGTTCGTCCTAGTCCCCATATTTTACAAAGATTCTCTAGGCGACAAATTGGTAGCCCTTGGATATGCAGATTCTAAGGAAGCCCCTTTAGATCCTTCCATTTTAAAGAAATACAGCGAACTTGAACAGATTTTCAATAGCCGAATAGAGGATTCGAACACTCTCGATATAGACATCCGTCAAAACGTAGTAAACGCCTCAGAAGGGGGAATTCTTCTAGAAGTCACTGAATCGCAGTTAGTGGAGTCTTTTCTGCATAAACCTTTCTTTACAGCCGACTTAACCTTCAAAATGCAAGCGCCGCTTAGGTTTGCTTTTAAAATCCGACATATTTCTCAGCTCGGGGAAATTTATCTGGTCGGTGCAGAAATAGTTGGCTCCAACGATGCCAAGGCGAATATGACTCTATTAAAGAAGAATCTAAGCTTCGTTAAGAGCCTTTAA
- the folP gene encoding dihydropteroate synthase, with protein METLSKNPQNGRENRPDFPPKPLIFGVLNITSDSFSDGGKYIDSDLAIEKALSLVQEGADVIDIGAQSSNVKAGWVDPHTEWERMEKVVLELKARKIPISVDTFTPEVMHRAISFGVEYINNIRGFSDEESLKVLRESRLLSTRFILMYSHDRGQRAAPESHLLPESVLSEIFSFFREKKSQLADLNVPEDRIIFDPGMGFFLSPDPKVSFAVLASVEKLIQEFPQLMLSVTRKSFLGNALGGIPVEDREVPTTVCELYLWLKKVPIIRTHSPLNLIRAINIWKLSNGEF; from the coding sequence ATGGAAACTCTAAGCAAGAACCCTCAGAACGGAAGGGAGAATCGACCGGATTTTCCTCCAAAGCCTTTGATTTTCGGCGTTCTGAACATTACTTCGGATTCATTTTCGGACGGAGGCAAGTACATAGATTCCGACCTTGCAATTGAAAAAGCTCTATCTTTAGTGCAGGAGGGAGCCGACGTCATCGATATCGGAGCGCAATCCTCGAATGTAAAGGCCGGGTGGGTGGATCCTCACACTGAATGGGAGCGGATGGAAAAGGTGGTTCTAGAATTGAAAGCCCGGAAAATTCCGATCTCAGTTGACACTTTCACGCCTGAGGTCATGCATAGAGCTATATCTTTTGGGGTTGAGTATATAAATAATATTCGAGGTTTCTCAGACGAAGAAAGCCTAAAAGTATTGCGCGAGTCTAGGCTTCTGTCGACGAGATTTATTTTAATGTATTCACACGACCGCGGCCAAAGAGCAGCACCCGAGTCGCATCTTTTACCGGAATCCGTTTTATCCGAGATTTTTTCCTTCTTCCGCGAAAAGAAGAGCCAACTAGCCGACTTAAACGTTCCTGAAGATAGAATTATATTCGATCCGGGAATGGGTTTTTTTCTTAGCCCCGATCCTAAAGTAAGTTTTGCAGTTCTTGCGTCCGTGGAAAAGCTTATACAGGAGTTTCCGCAACTAATGCTGTCAGTAACTCGAAAATCCTTTTTAGGGAATGCATTAGGAGGAATTCCCGTGGAAGATAGGGAGGTTCCTACTACGGTTTGTGAATTGTATCTTTGGTTAAAAAAAGTCCCGATTATCCGGACTCACTCCCCCTTAAATTTAATAAGAGCGATAAATATTTGGAAATTATCTAATGGAGAATTTTAG